One region of Dokdonia sp. 4H-3-7-5 genomic DNA includes:
- a CDS encoding TonB-dependent receptor domain-containing protein yields MSFLSKITLFIACIVSSLSFAQSRATIEGVVTDNFGILPGTTISIEGYNKSTQTDINGAFSFQVDEGEYVLSASFVMYNVLYKTVVVKAGETQKVNFKLETGFSVDEPISLGTRSDPVSSFQNTASVDIISPQQITNSSQIELSQILHYLSPSFYSTRQTISDGTDHIDPATLRGLGTDQVLVLINGKRRHNSSLLNVNGTIGRGAVGTDFNAIPISAIERIEILRDGATSQYGSDAIAGVINIILKNQTNAVSLNNLLKVNKEGDGLTQFAGANFGMKLGKEGFLNITGEYRKREATNRAGNYTGRVYVDNEEEDNALIAQNNFFDQTGYSDRQVMQIGNSETQNLAIHFNGVIKVSDSAQVYLHGGRNYREGKSAGFYRFPIDEDRVITDLFPNGFSPEILTDIQDDAVTLGLRGSKHNWDIDFSHTIGMNSLDYTINNSNNASLGIASPTTFYAGGFLYSQNTSNLDLSKSFDWRSGLNFSFGAELRVENYQIGAGEEASYINGGSVFTNSEGLEEPRIAGAQVFPGIQPENELNKFRTNSSFYVDIEANVNDKWLIQLAARNELYNDFGSQVIWKVASRYKLTNNTSMRGGIATGFRAPSLHQVFFQNISTQFIDGNILQVGTFNNESALTAQAFNVDRLSPELSNHYSIGLSSKISSNFSLALDYYYIAIKDRIVLSGLISDGYEDILAPFGVGAAQFFTNAIDTNTQGVDLALVYKNNVGDGNLESSLGFNINSTTVGRDIRVPIAFEEAEEVIISREEIGRLEKGQPAYKLSWRSFYDIDKFKIHFNNTLFGPVEYFHPDDGNSDNWVVNDFTGNIESRDQKFSAKVLTDFSIHYQFHSRVSAAIGGNNIFNVYPDKHTHSSNTSNGNFTYSRRVGQFGVQGRNYFVSLSLSL; encoded by the coding sequence ATGTCTTTTTTATCAAAGATTACATTATTTATTGCGTGCATAGTATCTTCTCTTAGTTTCGCTCAATCTAGAGCTACGATAGAAGGAGTGGTTACAGATAATTTTGGGATATTACCAGGTACTACTATTAGTATAGAAGGTTATAATAAGAGCACCCAGACAGATATTAATGGAGCATTTTCTTTTCAAGTTGATGAAGGAGAGTATGTATTATCTGCAAGTTTTGTAATGTATAATGTACTTTATAAAACAGTTGTAGTAAAAGCTGGTGAAACACAAAAAGTAAATTTTAAATTAGAGACAGGCTTCTCTGTAGATGAGCCTATCTCTCTAGGTACAAGGTCTGATCCTGTTTCCTCATTTCAGAACACAGCTTCTGTAGATATCATATCGCCACAACAAATCACAAACTCTTCTCAAATAGAGTTGAGCCAAATATTACATTACCTCTCACCCTCATTTTATTCGACCAGACAAACCATTTCAGATGGTACAGATCATATTGATCCAGCTACACTACGAGGGCTAGGTACAGATCAAGTTCTTGTACTTATCAATGGAAAAAGAAGACATAATAGTTCTTTGCTCAATGTGAATGGTACCATAGGTCGAGGTGCCGTGGGTACAGATTTTAATGCTATCCCCATAAGTGCTATAGAACGTATTGAGATACTAAGAGATGGAGCGACTTCTCAATATGGATCTGATGCTATTGCAGGGGTTATCAACATCATCCTCAAAAACCAAACGAATGCTGTTTCTTTAAATAATTTATTAAAAGTTAATAAAGAAGGAGATGGTCTCACACAATTTGCCGGAGCAAATTTTGGTATGAAGTTAGGCAAGGAAGGATTTTTAAATATTACAGGTGAATATAGAAAAAGAGAGGCTACCAATAGAGCGGGTAACTATACGGGACGTGTTTATGTAGATAATGAAGAAGAGGATAATGCACTTATAGCTCAGAATAATTTCTTTGATCAAACGGGTTATTCAGATAGGCAAGTAATGCAAATAGGCAATTCCGAAACTCAGAATCTAGCCATTCATTTTAATGGAGTAATAAAAGTATCAGACAGTGCTCAGGTATATCTTCACGGTGGACGAAATTATAGAGAAGGAAAATCTGCTGGCTTTTATAGGTTTCCTATAGATGAAGACCGTGTCATTACAGATTTATTTCCTAATGGATTTTCTCCAGAAATCTTAACAGATATTCAAGATGATGCCGTTACATTAGGTTTGAGAGGAAGTAAGCATAATTGGGATATTGATTTTAGTCATACTATAGGGATGAATTCTCTTGATTATACTATTAACAATTCTAACAATGCGTCATTAGGAATTGCGTCACCTACTACTTTTTACGCCGGAGGATTTTTGTATAGTCAGAATACATCAAACTTAGATCTTTCAAAGTCTTTTGATTGGAGGTCAGGTCTTAATTTCTCTTTCGGAGCAGAGTTAAGAGTAGAAAATTATCAGATAGGTGCAGGAGAAGAAGCGTCATATATAAATGGCGGTAGTGTCTTTACCAATAGTGAAGGGCTTGAGGAACCAAGAATAGCAGGAGCACAAGTTTTTCCTGGAATTCAACCAGAAAATGAACTAAATAAATTTAGAACAAACAGCTCGTTTTACGTAGATATTGAGGCAAATGTTAATGATAAGTGGCTCATACAACTCGCCGCCAGAAATGAGCTTTATAATGACTTTGGGAGTCAAGTGATTTGGAAAGTGGCTTCTCGTTATAAGCTAACTAACAATACAAGTATGAGAGGTGGTATTGCTACAGGGTTTAGGGCGCCATCCCTACACCAAGTGTTTTTTCAAAATATAAGCACACAGTTTATTGATGGTAATATTTTGCAGGTAGGTACATTTAATAATGAAAGCGCACTCACTGCTCAAGCATTTAATGTAGATAGACTAAGTCCAGAATTATCAAATCACTATAGCATAGGTTTAAGTAGTAAGATTAGTTCAAATTTTTCGCTTGCACTTGACTATTACTACATAGCAATAAAAGACAGAATAGTACTCTCAGGACTCATATCTGATGGTTATGAAGACATTTTAGCACCATTTGGGGTTGGAGCAGCTCAGTTCTTTACAAATGCAATAGATACGAATACCCAAGGTGTAGATCTAGCATTAGTTTATAAGAATAACGTAGGTGATGGTAATCTAGAAAGTTCTTTAGGTTTTAATATCAATAGTACGACTGTAGGTAGAGATATAAGGGTACCCATTGCTTTTGAGGAAGCAGAAGAAGTCATCATTAGTAGAGAAGAAATAGGTAGACTAGAGAAAGGACAGCCTGCATATAAATTGAGCTGGAGAAGTTTTTATGATATTGATAAGTTTAAAATTCACTTCAATAATACATTGTTTGGACCTGTGGAATATTTTCACCCAGATGATGGAAATAGCGATAACTGGGTTGTAAATGACTTTACAGGAAATATAGAGTCCCGAGATCAAAAGTTTTCGGCAAAGGTTCTTACAGATTTCTCTATTCATTATCAGTTTCACTCACGAGTGAGTGCGGCTATAGGGGGTAATAATATTTTTAATGTGTATCCAGATAAGCACACGCATTCATCAAATACGAGCAACGGTAATTTTACCTATAGTAGACGAGTAGGCCAGTTTGGAGTACAAGGTAGAAACTACTTTGTAAGTTTATCTCTAAGCTTATAA
- a CDS encoding response regulator → MTYKALIVDDSKPITFFNKIILERSSRFSEILVAVNGEEALKILDTEFNPDIIFLDLNMPVMNGWEFLDTYHQRKARNSQIIMLLGTMPSQENQDRLNSYDCIKGVREKMLSNTVLTEIINNTLAVELRS, encoded by the coding sequence TTGACTTATAAAGCCTTAATAGTAGATGATAGCAAACCAATAACTTTCTTCAATAAAATAATTTTAGAGAGGTCCTCGCGTTTTTCTGAAATTTTGGTAGCTGTAAATGGAGAAGAGGCGTTAAAGATATTAGACACAGAATTTAATCCTGATATTATCTTTTTGGATCTTAATATGCCTGTTATGAATGGGTGGGAGTTTTTAGATACATACCACCAGAGAAAAGCTAGGAATAGTCAAATAATCATGCTTTTGGGAACTATGCCGTCACAGGAGAATCAAGATAGATTGAATTCCTATGATTGCATTAAAGGAGTTAGAGAGAAGATGCTTTCTAATACAGTACTTACAGAAATAATCAATAATACCTTAGCTGTAGAGTTAAGATCATAA
- a CDS encoding response regulator: MMKVLLIDDDKAVNFFNQHVVIKHNSFEHIKTVQSGQEGLTFLSKVELGEATKPDLIFLDINMPAMNGWEFLDEYEKMCPDFRKDIKVIILSSSSNPEHVNKTIQNYKVIDFINKPLSFDILDNVLKVYNNVLSTSTQNNPLV, from the coding sequence ATGATGAAAGTCCTCCTTATAGACGACGATAAAGCCGTAAATTTTTTCAATCAACACGTCGTTATTAAGCACAACTCCTTTGAACATATCAAAACTGTTCAAAGCGGACAAGAAGGCCTTACTTTTCTGTCTAAAGTAGAATTAGGAGAAGCCACAAAGCCAGATCTTATTTTTTTAGACATAAATATGCCTGCAATGAATGGCTGGGAATTCTTAGACGAATATGAAAAGATGTGCCCAGATTTTAGAAAAGATATTAAAGTAATCATTCTTTCTAGTTCTTCAAATCCAGAACATGTAAACAAGACAATTCAAAACTATAAGGTTATTGACTTTATAAATAAGCCACTATCATTTGATATACTTGATAATGTGTTGAAGGTTTACAACAACGTATTGTCTACGAGTACTCAAAATAATCCACTAGTTTGA
- a CDS encoding cupin-like domain-containing protein: MQLQAIPRVDSITKKEFVRDYVKPQKPVVIEHLVDDWDAYDKWRLSYIKEVAGDKEVPLYDDRPVKHDEGFNQAHATMSMSDYIDLLKKGPTNYRIFLYNLMKEVPSLKNDFKFPKIGLRLLKQIPMLFFGGEGSKVFMHHDIDWANILHFHFEGRKQCVLFPPSETPNLYKVPYSLITREDINFDDPDYTKFPKLKNAKGFICHLNHGETLYMPEGYWHYMKYETPGFSMSLRSLPRKFSNLRKALYNVFYMRHYDNFMRRRKGQDWIDEKNEKALL, encoded by the coding sequence ATGCAGTTACAAGCCATTCCCAGAGTAGATTCTATAACTAAGAAGGAGTTCGTAAGAGATTACGTAAAGCCCCAAAAACCTGTCGTTATTGAGCATCTTGTAGATGACTGGGATGCTTATGACAAGTGGCGTCTATCTTACATCAAAGAAGTAGCGGGAGACAAAGAAGTACCTCTTTATGATGATAGGCCAGTAAAGCATGATGAAGGTTTTAATCAAGCTCATGCTACTATGAGTATGAGTGATTACATAGATCTACTTAAAAAAGGACCTACTAATTATCGCATCTTTTTGTATAACCTCATGAAGGAGGTACCTTCTCTTAAAAATGATTTTAAATTTCCTAAAATAGGTTTGAGGTTACTCAAGCAGATACCTATGCTCTTTTTTGGAGGCGAAGGAAGTAAGGTGTTTATGCACCATGATATAGACTGGGCAAATATTTTGCATTTTCATTTTGAAGGAAGAAAGCAATGTGTATTGTTCCCTCCTAGTGAAACACCTAACCTTTACAAGGTACCTTATTCTTTAATTACGAGGGAGGATATTAACTTTGATGATCCAGACTATACTAAATTTCCTAAGTTAAAAAACGCAAAAGGGTTTATATGCCATCTCAATCACGGCGAGACCTTATATATGCCAGAAGGATACTGGCATTATATGAAGTATGAAACACCTGGATTTAGTATGAGTTTGAGATCGCTTCCGCGAAAATTTTCTAACCTTAGAAAGGCATTGTATAACGTTTTTTACATGAGGCATTATGATAATTTCATGAGACGACGAAAGGGTCAAGACTGGATAGATGAAAAAAATGAGAAGGCACTTTTATAA
- the bioB gene encoding biotin synthase BioB — translation MTEIRHNWTKEEILAIYNKPMMSLLYEAATTHREHHDPNTVQVSTLLSIKTGGCPEDCGYCPQAARYHTDIEGNDLMSVQQVKAQALRAKSSGSSRVCMGAAWRNVKDGPEFDNVLEMVRTINKLDMEVCCTLGMVTENQAERLAEAGLYAYNHNLDTSEDYYKDVISTRAFEDRLDTISNVRKTNVTVCSGGIIGMGEAVEDRAGMLVALAKLDPQPESTPINALVAVPGTPMEDIDPISIWEMIRMVATTRIVLPQTQVRLSAGRTEMSREGQAMCFFAGANSIFAGDKLLTTPNPDVNEDMKMFDLLGLTPQKPFVKKAQPASVEAVDSKYESLGEKPKWSRPGHKIDRNEEAKLAGKSLK, via the coding sequence ATGACAGAAATAAGACACAACTGGACCAAAGAGGAAATACTCGCTATTTATAATAAACCGATGATGTCGCTTTTATATGAAGCTGCAACAACACATCGCGAGCATCACGATCCTAATACAGTACAAGTTTCTACATTACTTTCTATAAAAACTGGTGGATGTCCAGAAGATTGTGGGTATTGCCCGCAAGCAGCAAGATATCACACAGACATAGAGGGAAATGATTTAATGTCTGTACAGCAAGTGAAAGCACAGGCGTTAAGAGCAAAATCGTCTGGAAGTTCTCGTGTATGCATGGGTGCAGCGTGGCGTAATGTAAAAGATGGACCAGAATTTGACAACGTGCTAGAAATGGTGCGCACGATTAATAAGCTTGATATGGAAGTGTGCTGTACGCTAGGTATGGTAACCGAGAATCAAGCAGAACGTCTTGCAGAAGCAGGATTATATGCATACAATCATAACTTAGATACCTCAGAAGATTACTATAAAGATGTAATCTCTACAAGAGCTTTTGAGGATCGTCTTGATACTATCTCAAACGTACGCAAAACAAATGTTACGGTATGTTCTGGTGGAATTATAGGTATGGGAGAAGCTGTAGAGGATAGAGCCGGAATGCTTGTAGCGCTTGCAAAACTTGATCCGCAGCCAGAATCTACGCCTATAAATGCACTTGTAGCTGTACCTGGAACTCCAATGGAAGATATAGATCCTATCTCAATCTGGGAGATGATACGTATGGTAGCAACTACGAGAATTGTATTGCCACAAACACAAGTGAGACTATCTGCAGGTAGAACTGAGATGAGTAGAGAAGGGCAAGCTATGTGCTTCTTTGCAGGAGCAAATTCTATTTTTGCAGGAGATAAATTACTTACTACACCTAATCCGGATGTAAATGAAGATATGAAGATGTTTGACCTACTAGGTCTTACACCTCAAAAACCATTTGTAAAGAAAGCTCAGCCAGCATCTGTAGAGGCGGTAGACTCAAAGTATGAGTCGTTAGGAGAGAAACCTAAATGGTCAAGGCCAGGACACAAAATTGACAGAAACGAAGAAGCAAAGCTTGCAGGGAAATCTTTGAAATAA
- a CDS encoding beta-ketoacyl synthase N-terminal-like domain-containing protein, whose translation MKTPIAITGLGSISPLGSNAEEQWNAYQETTTKITWEEDLEAFTARLTSEGQKAIQAIRREDKNYLRIDPSVLYAIYAGRIAVTQAGWKDGDFGINVGSSRGATQLFEKFFETYKERNIVPTQASPSTTLGNISSWLANDLKSNGPDISHSITCSTALHSLLNGVAWLQSGMAKKFLVGGSEAALTPFTIAQIRAMKLTPTEEGTSAYPSMALNLFKKNNTMVLGEGAAMACLELGKKKNALAYITSVGYATEKLEHAVSISSEGECFQKSIAMALDGIDLSEIDAIVMHAPGTIKGDTSEMAAIKKVFGEDVPMLTTNKWKIGHTFGASGLLSLELAIKMLQEQRFIGVPYLKDKSKDSELKKILVNAVGFGGNAVSIIVEKA comes from the coding sequence TTGAAAACTCCCATAGCCATTACCGGTCTAGGTTCTATCTCTCCATTAGGTTCAAATGCTGAAGAGCAGTGGAACGCATACCAAGAAACAACTACAAAAATTACTTGGGAAGAAGATTTAGAAGCGTTTACGGCAAGGTTAACTTCAGAAGGGCAAAAAGCCATCCAAGCTATACGACGAGAAGATAAAAACTATTTACGTATAGATCCATCTGTTCTTTATGCTATATATGCAGGAAGAATTGCAGTAACGCAAGCAGGATGGAAAGATGGTGATTTTGGAATTAATGTAGGTTCATCAAGAGGAGCAACACAGCTTTTTGAAAAGTTTTTTGAGACGTATAAAGAACGTAATATTGTACCTACCCAAGCATCTCCGTCTACCACACTAGGTAATATATCTTCATGGCTAGCAAATGATTTAAAATCTAACGGTCCAGATATCTCTCATTCTATTACTTGTAGTACAGCGTTACACTCATTACTAAATGGAGTAGCATGGTTACAATCAGGAATGGCCAAAAAGTTTCTAGTAGGAGGTTCTGAGGCAGCACTTACGCCATTTACAATTGCTCAAATAAGAGCAATGAAACTTACACCTACAGAAGAGGGGACGAGTGCATACCCTAGTATGGCGCTCAATCTTTTTAAGAAAAATAATACAATGGTACTAGGTGAAGGCGCAGCAATGGCCTGTCTAGAACTTGGTAAAAAGAAAAATGCACTTGCATATATTACAAGTGTAGGATATGCTACAGAAAAGCTAGAACATGCAGTTTCTATTTCAAGTGAAGGTGAGTGTTTTCAGAAGTCTATAGCTATGGCACTTGATGGTATTGATCTATCAGAAATAGATGCTATTGTAATGCATGCTCCTGGGACTATTAAAGGAGATACCTCTGAGATGGCAGCTATAAAGAAAGTTTTTGGAGAAGACGTACCAATGCTTACTACTAATAAATGGAAAATAGGACACACTTTTGGTGCAAGTGGCTTGTTAAGCCTAGAGCTTGCTATAAAAATGCTACAAGAACAACGTTTTATAGGAGTGCCTTATCTTAAAGATAAATCTAAGGATAGCGAACTAAAAAAGATACTTGTGAATGCTGTTGGTTTCGGAGGAAACGCGGTAAGTATTATTGTTGAGAAAGCTTAG
- a CDS encoding cytochrome c oxidase assembly factor Coa1 family protein codes for MDNQNELIERPSWWKRNWKWAVPVGGCLTVIIIAVVLIVGGAFAFANKIKTASGSEEALIQVQSNQEVIAVLGEPIESDGFGSFNISFNNGEKRTNATTPIKGPNGTGVIHLITSGEDDKKVYEVYNVTIDGSDQVIELDPKAIE; via the coding sequence ATGGATAATCAAAACGAACTTATAGAACGCCCTAGCTGGTGGAAACGCAATTGGAAGTGGGCAGTACCTGTAGGAGGATGCCTTACCGTAATCATTATCGCTGTCGTTTTGATAGTAGGTGGCGCCTTTGCTTTTGCAAATAAAATTAAAACAGCCTCTGGAAGTGAGGAAGCGCTCATTCAAGTTCAATCCAATCAAGAAGTGATTGCTGTGCTAGGCGAACCTATAGAAAGTGATGGTTTTGGGAGTTTTAATATCTCTTTTAATAATGGAGAAAAAAGAACTAATGCCACAACACCCATTAAAGGCCCTAACGGGACTGGCGTGATACATCTTATCACGAGCGGTGAAGATGATAAGAAAGTGTACGAAGTTTATAATGTAACTATAGACGGCAGCGACCAGGTAATTGAGCTAGATCCAAAAGCGATAGAGTAG
- the bioA gene encoding adenosylmethionine--8-amino-7-oxononanoate transaminase, whose amino-acid sequence MTTQEKDKKHLWHPLTQHKTAQDPVVITRAKGAVMYDEQGKEYIDGIASWYTAMYGHGNEHITTAMHKQMQALDFVMFSGFTHPPAITLAEKLMEILPENQEKIFFNDNGSTAVEAAIKMAIQLYHNKGDKRDTLIAFEDGFHGDTFGAMSASGLSSYNGPFEDFLLKVVRIPTPQEDNLEEVMAKLDVILTSNKCAAFIFEPLVQGAAGMKFHSVNGLDALVKQCREANVLTIADEIMTGFGKTGTIFACDQLGNKPDIMCLSKALTAGMFPLSITSCTQAVFDSFLSDEVHKGFFHAHTFSAHPVGCAAAIAGIEVLQSSEITDSRKRIEKAHQIFAQQVATHPKVRDVRTKGVIIAIDLNIEMERYGNLRDELYQFFMKRGVALRPLGNTVYVLPPYVIADSELTQVYTAIQEALDHF is encoded by the coding sequence GTGACTACTCAAGAAAAAGATAAAAAACATCTCTGGCATCCGCTCACGCAACATAAGACTGCGCAGGATCCTGTTGTAATTACGAGAGCAAAAGGAGCGGTAATGTATGATGAGCAGGGTAAGGAATATATAGATGGGATTGCCTCATGGTATACAGCCATGTATGGTCACGGCAATGAGCATATTACAACGGCAATGCATAAGCAGATGCAGGCGCTGGATTTTGTAATGTTCAGTGGCTTTACACATCCTCCAGCAATCACCCTTGCCGAAAAACTAATGGAGATACTGCCAGAAAATCAAGAGAAGATTTTCTTTAATGACAACGGCTCTACAGCAGTTGAGGCAGCTATAAAAATGGCCATCCAGTTGTATCACAATAAAGGAGATAAGAGAGATACGCTTATCGCTTTTGAAGACGGTTTCCATGGAGATACCTTTGGGGCGATGAGCGCCTCGGGATTGAGTTCGTATAACGGACCTTTTGAAGATTTTTTACTTAAAGTTGTTAGAATTCCTACGCCTCAAGAAGATAATCTTGAGGAAGTGATGGCTAAGCTAGATGTGATACTCACATCAAATAAGTGCGCCGCTTTTATTTTTGAGCCACTAGTCCAAGGAGCTGCTGGAATGAAATTTCACTCTGTAAATGGTCTTGATGCGTTAGTCAAACAATGTCGTGAGGCAAATGTGCTCACCATTGCAGATGAAATCATGACTGGTTTTGGGAAAACGGGAACCATTTTTGCTTGTGACCAGTTGGGTAACAAGCCAGATATAATGTGCCTGAGTAAAGCACTTACTGCAGGGATGTTTCCGCTAAGTATTACAAGTTGTACGCAGGCAGTTTTTGATAGCTTTTTGAGCGACGAGGTGCACAAAGGTTTTTTTCATGCACATACATTTAGTGCGCACCCTGTAGGCTGCGCCGCTGCAATTGCAGGGATCGAAGTATTGCAAAGCTCAGAAATTACAGACAGTAGAAAGCGTATAGAAAAGGCGCATCAAATATTTGCACAGCAAGTAGCAACACACCCTAAAGTGCGAGATGTACGCACAAAAGGTGTAATCATAGCCATAGATCTCAACATAGAAATGGAACGCTATGGGAATTTACGAGATGAGCTATACCAATTTTTTATGAAACGTGGCGTGGCACTTAGACCGCTAGGAAATACGGTTTATGTACTACCTCCGTATGTGATAGCAGATAGTGAGCTTACTCAGGTTTATACAGCAATACAAGAGGCTTTAGATCATTTTTAA
- the bioD gene encoding dethiobiotin synthase, with protein MKSNKTYFITGISTDVGKTVAAAIVTQSLEADYWKPIQAGDLDNSDTHKVKHLVNNEISQYHDNSYSLKTPMSPHAAAEIDGITVTAASIKRPESTRPLVIEGAGGILVPINETETIADLIVPTDKVIVVSRHYLGSINHTLLTIELLKARGLAVAGIIFSGEEHPTTEAIIENMTGVTIIGRIDEEPYFDENVIAEYAERFRESLQAL; from the coding sequence ATGAAATCAAATAAGACATATTTTATAACAGGAATCTCTACAGATGTTGGAAAGACGGTAGCTGCAGCAATAGTGACACAGTCACTAGAGGCAGATTACTGGAAGCCAATACAGGCTGGAGATCTTGATAATAGTGATACACATAAAGTAAAGCATTTAGTTAATAATGAAATATCGCAATATCACGATAATAGTTATTCGCTCAAGACACCTATGAGTCCGCACGCTGCTGCAGAGATTGATGGCATTACAGTTACTGCCGCCTCTATAAAACGTCCTGAATCGACTAGACCTCTAGTAATAGAAGGAGCTGGTGGTATACTCGTGCCTATAAATGAAACAGAAACCATAGCCGATTTAATAGTGCCTACAGATAAGGTGATTGTTGTGTCTCGTCATTATCTAGGAAGTATAAATCACACCTTATTGACTATCGAGCTGCTCAAAGCAAGAGGACTAGCTGTGGCGGGGATTATTTTTTCTGGAGAAGAACATCCTACAACGGAGGCAATCATTGAGAATATGACTGGTGTTACCATTATAGGTCGCATTGATGAAGAACCTTATTTTGATGAAAATGTAATAGCAGAATATGCAGAACGTTTTCGCGAAAGCTTACAAGCCCTATAA
- a CDS encoding DUF2007 domain-containing protein — MSNTFVTIAQFQYSSGAQIFKGRLLAEGIQAFLADNYTIDTDPLVSNAIGGVKLRVPADQESRAKEILSEISEYSVTEDGSPVHCPNCNSEEVALFTTVSDIRSLGAFLLGFVFGALPFYTKYEYRCDNCKTKFNEIK; from the coding sequence ATGTCAAACACATTTGTAACCATTGCTCAGTTTCAATACTCAAGTGGAGCTCAAATTTTTAAAGGTCGATTACTTGCAGAAGGTATTCAGGCTTTTCTAGCAGATAATTATACAATAGATACAGATCCGCTAGTGAGTAATGCCATTGGTGGTGTAAAACTACGAGTGCCTGCAGATCAAGAATCAAGAGCGAAAGAAATCTTAAGTGAAATCTCAGAGTATTCTGTTACCGAAGATGGTTCGCCTGTACATTGTCCCAATTGCAATAGTGAGGAAGTTGCACTTTTTACAACCGTTTCAGATATTAGATCTCTGGGAGCTTTTCTCCTAGGTTTTGTTTTTGGCGCGCTTCCATTTTACACAAAATACGAGTATCGCTGTGATAACTGTAAAACAAAATTTAATGAAATCAAATAA
- a CDS encoding aminotransferase class I/II-fold pyridoxal phosphate-dependent enzyme codes for MLPEKLQKKLSIRRDSDSLRTLNTSLGLVDFSSNDYLGFSSSLPIARNIAERTQEILDEHQIIANGATGSRLLSGNHTLYSQAETLIAGVHNSETALIFNSGYDANIGFFQSVPQRGDLILYDEFIHASIRDGIQMSLARGYKFKHNDIADIETVVTRLKAMHHLDDQETTTAIYLVTESVFSMDGDTPDLMAITQLCKKHNIYLIVDEAHATGVIGTKGLGLVQELALENETFARIITFGKGMGAHGAAILCSEPLCTYLINFARSFIYTTGLPPHAIATIMAAYEQLDVRSDAQLPAVGNLQELIIYFNSLIQKHELDSLFIESNSAIHCAVVMGNEKVRTLSRKLEQENFEVKPILSPTVPEGQERLRICLHTYNTKDEITALLAILKAQL; via the coding sequence ATGTTACCAGAAAAACTACAGAAAAAACTTAGCATACGCAGAGACAGTGATTCTTTGCGAACACTTAATACTTCGTTAGGTCTGGTGGATTTTTCATCTAACGATTATTTGGGTTTTTCTAGTAGCCTTCCTATTGCTAGAAATATTGCAGAGCGAACACAAGAGATCTTAGACGAACATCAAATTATTGCAAATGGTGCCACCGGCAGTCGACTGTTATCTGGTAATCATACCCTTTATAGTCAGGCAGAGACCTTAATTGCTGGTGTTCATAATAGTGAGACTGCTCTTATATTTAATAGCGGTTATGATGCAAATATTGGTTTTTTTCAAAGCGTGCCACAGCGCGGTGATCTCATTCTTTACGACGAGTTTATACACGCTAGCATACGTGATGGTATCCAGATGAGCCTTGCTAGAGGTTATAAGTTTAAACACAATGATATTGCAGATATAGAAACTGTAGTCACTCGTCTTAAAGCGATGCATCACCTAGATGATCAAGAAACTACAACGGCGATATACCTCGTTACGGAGTCAGTTTTTTCGATGGATGGTGATACGCCAGATCTCATGGCTATTACTCAGCTTTGTAAAAAACATAACATCTACCTAATAGTAGATGAAGCTCATGCAACGGGTGTTATAGGTACAAAGGGACTTGGTTTAGTGCAGGAGTTGGCGTTAGAAAACGAGACTTTTGCTCGTATTATTACTTTTGGTAAAGGCATGGGAGCACATGGGGCAGCTATTTTATGCAGCGAGCCATTGTGCACCTACCTTATTAATTTTGCGAGATCATTTATTTACACCACGGGACTTCCACCGCATGCCATTGCTACAATAATGGCCGCTTACGAGCAATTAGATGTGCGGAGTGATGCACAGTTACCAGCAGTGGGAAATTTACAAGAGCTTATAATTTATTTCAACAGTTTGATTCAAAAGCACGAACTTGATAGCTTATTCATAGAAAGTAATTCAGCCATACACTGTGCTGTGGTGATGGGTAATGAAAAGGTTAGAACGCTTTCGCGAAAGCTTGAACAAGAAAATTTTGAAGTGAAACCTATTTTATCTCCCACAGTTCCAGAAGGTCAAGAGCGCTTGCGGATATGTCTACACACATATAATACGAAAGATGAAATAACAGCATTGCTGGCTATTTTAAAAGCACAGTTATAG